Genomic segment of Vibrio natriegens NBRC 15636 = ATCC 14048 = DSM 759:
TAGGCGCTAAAGCAAAGAAATGGAGACAATCACAATGAAGTGAGAGCTCTCTTGACTCTACCCACTAAAATTTGGGAGGCGTTATGAAAAGTAACAAGCTAGGTCATGTGATGTCATTTAGCAGAATGTTTTCTTTTATTGCGTTTTTGACCGCCACACTCGCTTGGATTCTGAGCATGTATGCGTTATTTACGGTCTCCGCTGCAGCTCTGGTTATCAGCGTAATCCTGTACTTAAAAGATAAATTTCTCCACCCTAAACGTCACACTAAAGGAAAGAGTGCCTGAAGACTCTCGCCTTGGTTTTTCCAATACAAAATGGATGCCACTTGGGCATCCATTTAGATAGTGTCGGTGTACTTAAAACGTATTAAACGTCGTAAGTTGTAGACGCTGTGTCACCGCCTGTACCAGTCCAGTTAGTGTGGAAGAATTCGCCACGCTCACGGTCGATACGCTCGTAAGTGTGAGCACCGAAGTAGTCACGTTGAGCTTGAAGCAGGTTAGCAGGTAGACGAGCAGTTGTGTAACCGTCCAGGAAAGTTAGCGCAGAAGTCGTACATGGCATTGGGATGCCTGCTTCTAGAGACTTAGCTGCAACTTTACGCCACGCTACCAGGCTGTTTTGTAGGATGCCTTTGAAGTAATCATCAGAGCCTAGGAACGCTAGATCTGGGTTCGCTTCGTATGCATCACGGATGTTGCCTAGGAACGCAGAACGGATGATACAACCACCACGCCACATAAGAGCAACGTTACCGTAGTTTAGGTCCCAGCCGTTTTCGTTAGACGCTTCGCGCATTAGCATAAAGCCTTGAGCGTAAGAGATGATCTTAGACGCTAGAAGCGCTTGACGTAGTGCGTCAACCCACTCTTGCTTGTCGCCTTCAACTGGAGTGATTGTCTTGCCGAATAGTTTTTCAGCTTCAACACGTTGGTCTTTCAGAGCAGACAGGCAACGAGAGAATACAGACTCAGAGATAAGCGTTAGAGGAATACCCAGGTCTAGTGCGTTGATACCCGTCCATTTACCTGTACCTTTTTGGCCAGCCGTGTCCAGGATCTTCTCAACTAGAGCTTCACCGTCTTCATCTTTGTAGCCAAGGATGTCAGCTGTGATTTCTACCAGGTAGCTGTCTAGCTCAGTTTTGTTCCAGTCAGCAAATACAGCTTGCATCTCGTCTGCAGACATACCAAGACCGTCTTTCATGAACTGGTAAGCTTCAGTGATCAGCTGCATGTCGCCGTATTCGATACCGTTGTGAACCATCTTAACGAAGTGACCTGCACCATCGTTACCAACCCAGTCACAGCAAGGCTCGCCAGCGTCAGTTTTCGCAGAGATACCTTGGAAGATAGGCTTAACCGCTTCCCAAGCTTCTGGTGCGCCACCTGGCATGATAGATGGACCAAAACGTGCGCCTTCTTCGCCACCAGATACACCAGTACCGATGAAGTGGATGCCTTTTTCACGTAGTGCTGCAACGCGACGGTTTGTATCTGGGTAGTTAGTGTTACCACCGTCGATGATGATGTCGCCTTTGTCTAGCAGAGGAACTAGCGCGTCGATGAACTTATCTACAACGTCACCTGCACGAACCATCAGCATTACTTTACGTGGTGCTTCTAGCTTTTCTACTAGCTCTTCAAGAGAGTATGCGCCAACGATGTTAGTGCCTTTTGCTGGGCCTTCCAGAAACTCGTCTACTTTAGCTGCAGTACGGTTGTGAGCCACAACTTTAAAGCCGTGGTCGTTCATGTTTAGGATAAGGTTCTGACCCATTACCGCAAGGCCAATTACACCGATATCACCTTTCATTGTTTCTCTCCAATTGTGTTCTATTGACGAGCAGCTTATTTAGCAATTTTTGCTGCTGCGTCTAAATCTAAATACCACTCAGTCAGGCCAGCTTTTGACTGTACCTTCGCTGCCGGATATGGCAATTCTTCTGCAGGTGAGTTGTTAATCTCTTCAACGATATCCGCTTTACCTGCGCCAAGTACCAAGTAACTGATGCGTTTTGCTGCTTCTAGAACGCGCGCTGTTTTCGACACGCGAAGCTGACCAGATTCAGGATGCGATGCAATGACAGACAAGTTTGTGTCGTCATAGTTGGTTTGGCCTGGGAACAGAGATGCCGTGTGACCGTCCGCACCAACGCCAAGCAAAATCCAATCAAATACTGGTGCACCGTGTAGAGATGGGATCGCATCCAGCATTTCTTTTGCAAATCGCTCAGCTTCAGCTTGTGGATCATCTTCACCACGGATGCGGTGGATGTTCTCAGCAGGTAAGTTTACCTGGCTAAAAAGAAGTGCGTTCGCTTCGCCATAGTTACTCTCTGCATCGTCAGGAGCAACACAACGCTCATCACCCCACCAGAAGTGCAGGTTTTGCCATTGAACTGACGTCGCGTAAGCATCCGATGCTAGAAGTTTAAACAGCATTTTTGGCGTGCTGCCACCTGAAAGCGAGATGTGAACAGGTCGGCCCATTTCGCTAAACGCTTTCATGTCGTTTGCTAGGCTTTCTACTACCTGTTCTGCTGTTTGATAGATCTTATGGTTGATCATAGTTCACAGTAGTCCGTATCTGTTAAGTTTTTACATGGGAAACGCCAAGCACGGTCATCGCGCTGTAGCAAGTCATCCGACTCTTTAGGGCCCCACGTACCACATGCGTATCCAAAGAGTGATTGCGGGTCTTGTTTGAAGTCCAGAATTGGCTGCACGTACTGCCAGCATGCTTCAACTGCGTCACTACGCGCAAACAATGTCGCGTCACCGTTTAGTGAGTCAAGCAGCAAGCGCTCGTAAGCCGTCAGCATTTGCGTTTCTTCTAGAGAAGTGTAGTGGAAGTTCATCTTCACTTCTTTGGCCTTAAAGCCTGCACCTGGCTCTTTTAAACCGAAACTCATCTGGATGCCTTCGTCTGGCTGAATACGGATGATCAGTTTGTTTTCTGGTGCATTTTGGCCAAACACTGGGTGTGGCGTCGCTTTAAAGTGGATAACCACTTCTGTTACGCGCGTTGGCAGTCGTTTACCTGTGCGCACGTAGAAAGGAACACCGTTCCAGCGCCAGTTATTGATGTGTGCTTTCAGGCCGATGTAAGTCTCTGTACGAGAGTCATCAGCGACGCCGTTTTCTTCACGGTAGCCCAGTAGGTGTTGACCACGAACATCAGATGCCGTGTACTGACCTAGAACAAGGTCATTACGAAGCGCTTCTTCATCCAGAGGTTTCAAACACTGAAGTACTTTTACGACTTCATCACGCATCGAATCAGCATTGATTTGTGCTGGCGGCTCCATACCCACCATTGCTAATACTTGTAGCAAGTGGTTTTGGAACATATCACGCACTGCGCCAGAGTTATCGTAGTAACCACCACGCTCCTCTACACCCAGGAATTCCGCACCTGTGATTTCGACGTAATCAATGAAGTTACGGTTCCACAGTGGCTCAAACATCGCATTTGAGAAACGGAAAACAAGCAGGTTTTGAACCGTTTCTTTACCTAAGTAATGGTCGATTCGGTAGATTTGATGCTCTTGGAAATGCTCGTGGATTTCTTTGTCCAGAATACGGGCTGATTCTAGATCGTAGCCGAAAGGCTTTTCGATGATCAGACGTTTCCAGCCATCTTCTTCGCTGTTTAGACCATGCGCTGCAAGACTTGCCGGGATCACGCTGTATAAGCTTGGAGGGGTCGCTAGA
This window contains:
- the zwf gene encoding glucose-6-phosphate dehydrogenase; amino-acid sequence: MVIPENSSIVIFGASGDLTYRKLIPALYHLYANKQLPDNFAILGVSRTEYSDESYREKLKKSLQEMEKTEPETLNAFINHLHYQAINTSDTQDYGKLVTRLDQLAIEYKLEQRNTLFYLATPPSLYSVIPASLAAHGLNSEEDGWKRLIIEKPFGYDLESARILDKEIHEHFQEHQIYRIDHYLGKETVQNLLVFRFSNAMFEPLWNRNFIDYVEITGAEFLGVEERGGYYDNSGAVRDMFQNHLLQVLAMVGMEPPAQINADSMRDEVVKVLQCLKPLDEEALRNDLVLGQYTASDVRGQHLLGYREENGVADDSRTETYIGLKAHINNWRWNGVPFYVRTGKRLPTRVTEVVIHFKATPHPVFGQNAPENKLIIRIQPDEGIQMSFGLKEPGAGFKAKEVKMNFHYTSLEETQMLTAYERLLLDSLNGDATLFARSDAVEACWQYVQPILDFKQDPQSLFGYACGTWGPKESDDLLQRDDRAWRFPCKNLTDTDYCEL
- the gnd gene encoding decarboxylating NADP(+)-dependent phosphogluconate dehydrogenase, which translates into the protein MKGDIGVIGLAVMGQNLILNMNDHGFKVVAHNRTAAKVDEFLEGPAKGTNIVGAYSLEELVEKLEAPRKVMLMVRAGDVVDKFIDALVPLLDKGDIIIDGGNTNYPDTNRRVAALREKGIHFIGTGVSGGEEGARFGPSIMPGGAPEAWEAVKPIFQGISAKTDAGEPCCDWVGNDGAGHFVKMVHNGIEYGDMQLITEAYQFMKDGLGMSADEMQAVFADWNKTELDSYLVEITADILGYKDEDGEALVEKILDTAGQKGTGKWTGINALDLGIPLTLISESVFSRCLSALKDQRVEAEKLFGKTITPVEGDKQEWVDALRQALLASKIISYAQGFMLMREASNENGWDLNYGNVALMWRGGCIIRSAFLGNIRDAYEANPDLAFLGSDDYFKGILQNSLVAWRKVAAKSLEAGIPMPCTTSALTFLDGYTTARLPANLLQAQRDYFGAHTYERIDRERGEFFHTNWTGTGGDTASTTYDV
- the pgl gene encoding 6-phosphogluconolactonase, whose product is MINHKIYQTAEQVVESLANDMKAFSEMGRPVHISLSGGSTPKMLFKLLASDAYATSVQWQNLHFWWGDERCVAPDDAESNYGEANALLFSQVNLPAENIHRIRGEDDPQAEAERFAKEMLDAIPSLHGAPVFDWILLGVGADGHTASLFPGQTNYDDTNLSVIASHPESGQLRVSKTARVLEAAKRISYLVLGAGKADIVEEINNSPAEELPYPAAKVQSKAGLTEWYLDLDAAAKIAK